A single window of Fusobacterium perfoetens DNA harbors:
- a CDS encoding aldo/keto reductase: protein MYKKIILPDGTEIGNMGIGTWYLGDAQKTKAEEIASIRYAIENGVTTIDTAEMYGNGNSEILIGEAIKGYNREKLFIISKVLPSNAGRGRIFQACERTLKRLGTDYLDLYLLHWRGMIPFEETIECMEELKRRGKIRRWGVSNMDIDDMEEILECRDGENCCVNQVLYHLGSRGIEYSLKPFTDRNNIPTIAYCPIAQGGRLRKKILDSSAVKEIAEKYNITPIQVLLSFVLQQDNMIAIPKAATLDHMKDNIKCLEIEFSKEDIEILNKEFPSPTRKMPLDIE from the coding sequence ATGTATAAAAAAATAATATTACCTGATGGAACAGAAATTGGAAATATGGGAATAGGAACATGGTATCTAGGAGATGCTCAGAAAACAAAAGCTGAAGAAATAGCAAGTATAAGATATGCTATTGAAAATGGAGTTACAACAATAGATACAGCAGAGATGTATGGAAATGGGAACAGTGAAATTCTTATAGGGGAAGCTATAAAAGGATATAACAGAGAGAAGTTATTTATAATTTCAAAAGTTCTTCCAAGTAATGCAGGAAGAGGGAGAATATTTCAAGCGTGTGAAAGAACTTTAAAAAGGCTTGGAACAGATTATCTTGATTTATATCTTCTTCATTGGAGAGGGATGATACCTTTTGAAGAAACTATAGAGTGTATGGAAGAGCTAAAAAGAAGAGGAAAAATCCGTAGATGGGGAGTTTCAAATATGGATATAGATGATATGGAAGAAATTTTAGAATGTAGAGATGGAGAAAATTGCTGTGTAAATCAAGTACTATATCATTTAGGTTCAAGAGGGATAGAATATTCATTAAAACCTTTTACAGATAGAAATAATATTCCTACAATAGCATATTGTCCTATTGCTCAGGGAGGAAGATTAAGAAAGAAAATTTTAGATTCTTCTGCAGTGAAAGAAATAGCTGAAAAATATAATATTACACCAATACAAGTTCTTCTTTCTTTTGTTTTACAACAGGATAATATGATAGCAATACCAAAAGCAGCTACTTTAGATCATATGAAAGACAATATAAAATGTCTTGAAATTGAATTTTCAAAAGAGGATATAGAAATATTAAATAAAGAATTTCCTTCTCCTACAAGAAAAATGCCTTTAGATATAGAATAA
- a CDS encoding glycerate kinase: protein MKKMKVVVAVDSFKGSATSKEVSEYIEKGIKNVFSDISVKKVSIADGGEGTVEAIVESAYGQYMFERVHGPLGAEVNAKYGILNGKIAVMEMAEASGINLVKHEELNPFSASTYGVGEVLKAILDKGIRDIYIGIGGSATNDGGAGMLASLGAEFYDSEGNKIGYTPAELKKLKSIDLSSFDERIQEAKITVLSDVRNPLCGENGASYIFGPQKGASSEDVKELDSILRNYGDIIDKISDKNYSSQPGSGAAGGLGFALLSICKAEFKEGIVEIMNLINLEDTIKDADLVITGEGRIDNQSVYGKAPVGIAKLAKKYNIPVIAVVGSSARNLEEIYKNGIDLVLDIINEPMSLDKAIKDVGELLEFVGEKAIRAFLIGK from the coding sequence ATGAAAAAAATGAAAGTTGTTGTTGCTGTAGACTCTTTTAAAGGAAGCGCAACATCAAAAGAAGTTTCTGAATATATTGAAAAAGGAATAAAAAATGTGTTCAGTGATATTTCTGTTAAAAAAGTATCTATTGCTGATGGAGGAGAAGGTACTGTAGAAGCAATAGTAGAATCAGCATATGGGCAATATATGTTTGAGAGAGTTCATGGGCCTCTTGGAGCAGAAGTAAATGCAAAGTATGGGATTCTTAATGGAAAGATTGCTGTTATGGAAATGGCTGAAGCTTCAGGAATAAATCTTGTAAAGCATGAAGAACTTAATCCTTTTTCTGCCAGTACATATGGTGTGGGAGAAGTTTTAAAAGCTATACTTGATAAGGGGATAAGAGATATTTATATTGGAATAGGAGGAAGTGCAACTAATGACGGAGGAGCAGGAATGTTGGCTTCTTTGGGAGCTGAGTTTTATGACTCTGAAGGAAATAAGATTGGATATACTCCTGCAGAATTGAAAAAATTAAAAAGTATAGATTTATCTTCTTTTGATGAAAGAATACAGGAAGCAAAAATTACAGTTCTATCTGATGTTCGTAATCCTTTATGTGGAGAAAATGGAGCATCATATATATTTGGACCTCAAAAAGGAGCAAGTTCAGAAGATGTCAAAGAACTTGACAGTATTTTAAGAAATTATGGAGATATAATAGATAAAATATCTGACAAGAATTATTCATCTCAGCCTGGAAGTGGAGCAGCAGGAGGACTTGGTTTTGCACTTTTAAGTATTTGTAAAGCTGAATTTAAAGAGGGAATAGTTGAAATAATGAATTTAATAAATCTGGAAGATACAATAAAAGATGCAGATTTAGTTATTACAGGGGAAGGAAGAATAGACAATCAATCTGTATATGGAAAAGCTCCTGTAGGAATAGCAAAGCTTGCTAAAAAATATAATATTCCAGTTATTGCTGTTGTAGGGAGTTCAGCAAGAAATCTTGAAGAGATTTATAAAAATGGAATAGATTTAGTTCTAGATATTATTAATGAACCTATGAGCCTTGATAAAGCAATAAAAGATGTAGGAGAGCTTCTTGAATTTGTAGGAGAAAAGGCAATTCGGGCATTTTTAATTGGTAAATAA
- a CDS encoding AEC family transporter, with protein MEITKILSLQGILFLLMMIGIVAKRKGILNDAGRAVLTDLLIYIFLPAMITNSFRVKFDYEILIRFLVIITFAFAAQFISMFLAEILYRNQPEGRKKVLKYATVSSNAGFMGLAVVEGVYESAGLMYGSVCLIPQRIVMWSAGISCFTSSGSKKEIFKRVALHPCIIAVYVGLVLMFFQIPLPVFLDKTLRSVGGCTTSISMILIGSILGEIKDIKSVISKTVLYYSFVRLILIPLIVFAMCRICGVNALSTGIEVLISGMPAASTSAILAAKYDGDYIFAGKCIVCSTILSIITIPLWCMVL; from the coding sequence ATGGAAATAACAAAAATTTTATCTTTACAAGGAATTCTATTTCTTCTTATGATGATAGGAATAGTAGCTAAAAGGAAAGGAATATTAAATGATGCTGGAAGAGCAGTCCTTACAGATTTACTGATATATATTTTTTTACCAGCTATGATAACAAATTCTTTCAGAGTGAAATTTGATTATGAAATATTAATAAGATTTTTGGTAATAATTACATTTGCTTTTGCAGCACAGTTTATTAGCATGTTTTTAGCAGAAATTCTATATAGAAATCAACCAGAAGGAAGAAAAAAGGTTCTTAAATATGCAACTGTTTCTTCAAATGCTGGTTTTATGGGACTGGCAGTAGTTGAGGGAGTATATGAGTCAGCAGGGCTTATGTATGGTTCAGTATGTCTTATTCCTCAAAGGATAGTGATGTGGTCTGCAGGAATTTCATGTTTTACTTCATCAGGAAGTAAAAAAGAAATTTTTAAGAGAGTGGCTCTTCATCCTTGTATAATAGCTGTATATGTAGGTTTAGTATTGATGTTTTTTCAAATTCCGTTGCCTGTTTTTTTAGATAAAACTTTAAGAAGTGTTGGTGGCTGTACAACAAGTATTTCCATGATTTTAATAGGAAGTATTTTAGGTGAAATAAAGGATATAAAATCAGTTATTTCTAAAACAGTGCTTTATTATTCTTTTGTAAGACTTATTTTAATTCCTTTGATAGTTTTTGCAATGTGCAGAATATGTGGAGTAAATGCTTTGAGTACAGGAATAGAAGTTCTTATAAGTGGAATGCCTGCAGCTAGTACAAGTGCTATTTTAGCTGCAAAATACGATGGGGATTATATTTTTGCAGGAAAATGTATTGTTTGCAGTACAATTTTATCAATAATAACTATACCTTTATGGTGTATGGTACTTTGA
- a CDS encoding DUF3798 domain-containing protein — MKKALMAMFMTAISAVSFAYHIGVVSGTVSQSEDSLRGAEAVMAKYGAADKGGKVVHITYPDNFMQEMETTISQIVSLADDPEMKAVIMTEAVPGTVEAFRRIRDKRPDIILMANTAHEDPEMIADVSDLALYPDAIARGYLIVKAAKEMGADKFVHVSFPRHLSYEMLSRRRNIMAETAKDLGMEFIDVSAPDPVSDVGVAGAQQYILEQVPNWLAKYGKNTAFFATNDAHTEPLLKRVAEDGGYFVEADLPSPTMGYPGALGIDFSDSEKGNWPAILKKVEKVVSDKGAAGRMGTWAYSYNFSVAQAMGDHAVNVIEGKCDVLDFDAVMETLKSNTPGAGWNGSYLVDVNGVERDNYILIYQDTYVFGKGYLHMTDVKVPEKYFDIR, encoded by the coding sequence ATGAAGAAGGCATTAATGGCGATGTTTATGACTGCAATATCAGCAGTAAGTTTTGCGTATCATATTGGAGTTGTTAGTGGAACAGTATCACAGTCAGAAGATTCTTTAAGAGGAGCAGAAGCTGTAATGGCTAAATACGGAGCAGCAGATAAAGGTGGAAAAGTAGTTCATATAACATATCCTGATAACTTTATGCAGGAAATGGAAACTACTATTTCTCAAATAGTTTCCCTTGCAGATGACCCTGAAATGAAAGCAGTAATAATGACAGAAGCAGTTCCAGGAACTGTTGAAGCATTTAGAAGAATAAGAGATAAAAGACCTGACATAATTCTTATGGCAAATACAGCTCATGAAGATCCTGAAATGATAGCAGATGTATCAGACTTAGCACTTTATCCAGATGCTATAGCAAGAGGATATTTAATTGTTAAAGCAGCAAAAGAAATGGGAGCAGATAAATTTGTTCATGTATCATTCCCAAGACATTTAAGTTATGAAATGTTATCAAGAAGAAGAAATATAATGGCTGAAACAGCAAAAGATTTAGGAATGGAATTTATAGATGTTTCTGCACCAGATCCAGTAAGTGATGTTGGAGTAGCAGGAGCTCAACAATATATATTAGAACAAGTACCTAACTGGCTTGCAAAATATGGTAAAAATACAGCATTCTTTGCAACAAATGATGCTCATACTGAACCATTATTAAAAAGAGTAGCTGAAGATGGAGGATATTTTGTAGAAGCTGATTTACCTTCTCCAACAATGGGATATCCAGGTGCTTTAGGAATTGATTTCAGTGACAGTGAAAAAGGAAATTGGCCAGCAATTCTTAAAAAAGTTGAAAAAGTTGTATCAGATAAAGGTGCAGCAGGAAGAATGGGAACATGGGCTTATTCATATAACTTTAGTGTTGCTCAGGCAATGGGAGATCATGCAGTTAATGTAATAGAAGGAAAATGCGATGTATTAGATTTTGATGCAGTAATGGAAACATTAAAATCAAATACTCCTGGTGCAGGATGGAACGGAAGTTATTTAGTAGATGTAAATGGTGTTGAAAGAGATAACTATATTCTTATTTATCAAGATACTTATGTATTTGGAAAAGGATATTTACATATGACAGATGTAAAGGTTCCTGAAAAATATTTTGATATCAGATAA
- a CDS encoding CdaR family transcriptional regulator, producing the protein MNIPTDLALKIVKDMKDIINQDLNFINIDGYIIASTDRERIGQIHEASLKCIATNNDVVINSDTEYAGSKKGINIPVHLNNEIVGVIGITGDRKDVERFGKIIKSMTEILVKEAWLKELFIKKREQNRNMIETILFGNHENIEFYPSLDFPYTVIVGNINSVFEDNNDLYKILETFLARNKKNIFSVTSNQIIIFFNSDNKKYIKEFISAIQKNLSESLKFNFKFGIGKSVSSLKDFTISYSEAKNALKYIVNFDTEKTHALYSELDLGILLSNIKQNKINEFTNKVIGNLQEDEINFFYEIFKSYKNNNGSIKEASAELFMHKNTLQYQLNKIEKLTGYNPRSLKDFSILDLAFTLKNFYYYKKKEQL; encoded by the coding sequence ATGAATATTCCTACTGATCTTGCCTTAAAAATTGTAAAAGATATGAAAGATATCATAAATCAAGACTTAAACTTTATAAATATTGATGGATATATTATTGCAAGTACAGATAGAGAAAGAATAGGACAAATACATGAAGCATCTTTAAAATGTATAGCAACTAATAACGATGTAGTTATTAACAGTGATACAGAATATGCAGGAAGTAAAAAAGGAATCAATATCCCTGTCCATCTTAATAATGAAATTGTAGGAGTGATAGGAATTACTGGTGACAGAAAAGATGTTGAAAGGTTTGGAAAAATTATCAAATCTATGACAGAAATTCTTGTTAAAGAAGCTTGGCTTAAAGAACTGTTCATAAAGAAGAGAGAACAAAACAGAAACATGATTGAAACCATTCTTTTTGGGAATCACGAAAATATAGAATTTTATCCTTCTCTTGATTTTCCTTACACCGTTATTGTAGGAAATATTAACAGTGTCTTTGAAGACAATAACGATTTATATAAAATACTTGAAACTTTTCTAGCAAGAAATAAAAAAAATATTTTTTCAGTTACTTCCAATCAAATTATTATTTTTTTCAATTCAGATAACAAAAAATATATTAAAGAATTTATCTCTGCTATCCAAAAAAATTTATCTGAATCTTTAAAATTTAATTTTAAATTTGGAATAGGAAAAAGTGTAAGCTCATTAAAAGATTTTACTATTTCGTATTCTGAAGCTAAAAATGCTTTAAAATATATTGTAAATTTTGATACTGAAAAAACACATGCTTTGTATTCAGAACTTGATCTTGGAATTCTTCTCTCAAATATAAAACAAAATAAAATAAATGAATTCACAAATAAGGTAATAGGAAATCTTCAGGAAGATGAGATTAATTTCTTTTATGAAATTTTTAAATCATATAAAAATAATAATGGAAGCATTAAAGAAGCTTCTGCTGAACTTTTTATGCATAAAAACACTCTTCAATATCAACTTAACAAAATAGAAAAACTTACTGGATATAATCCTAGGTCTCTTAAAGATTTTTCAATTTTAGATTTAGCATTTACTTTAAAAAATTTTTATTATTACAAAAAGAAAGAACAGCTTTAA
- the garR gene encoding 2-hydroxy-3-oxopropionate reductase produces the protein MKVGFIGLGIMGRPMCKNVLKAGYEVTVFDFNTAAVEDLVSCGAKGAKSGKEVGENCDVLITMLPNSPHVKAALFNENGAAEGLKAGSVVIDMSSINPVESQNIAAKLKEMNIGFLDAPVSGGEPKAIDGTISVMVGGDQELFDKYYDLMKSMAGSVVRTGAVGAGNTTKLANQMIVAVNIAALSEAFVLCEKAGVDPQLVFDAIKGGLAGSTVMNAKAPMMLSRNFEPGFRIELHIKDLQNALDTSHSINVSLPLTAQVMEMMQALKIDGREKKDHSALLNYYEKINNITVGKKD, from the coding sequence ATGAAAGTAGGATTTATCGGATTAGGAATAATGGGAAGACCAATGTGTAAAAATGTTTTAAAAGCAGGATATGAAGTAACTGTTTTTGATTTTAATACAGCAGCTGTTGAAGATTTAGTTTCTTGTGGTGCTAAAGGAGCAAAATCAGGAAAAGAAGTTGGAGAAAACTGTGATGTATTAATTACTATGCTTCCAAATTCACCACATGTAAAAGCAGCTTTATTTAATGAAAATGGAGCAGCTGAAGGATTAAAGGCAGGATCAGTTGTAATAGATATGAGTTCTATAAACCCAGTTGAAAGCCAAAATATTGCAGCTAAATTAAAAGAAATGAATATAGGATTCTTAGATGCACCAGTATCTGGAGGAGAACCAAAAGCTATTGACGGAACTATTTCTGTAATGGTTGGAGGAGATCAAGAATTATTTGATAAATATTATGATTTAATGAAATCTATGGCAGGATCAGTTGTAAGAACAGGAGCAGTTGGTGCAGGAAATACTACAAAACTAGCTAACCAAATGATTGTTGCTGTTAATATTGCAGCTTTAAGTGAAGCATTTGTTCTTTGTGAAAAAGCAGGAGTAGATCCTCAATTAGTTTTTGATGCAATAAAAGGAGGACTTGCAGGAAGTACAGTAATGAATGCAAAAGCTCCAATGATGCTTTCAAGAAACTTTGAACCTGGATTCAGAATAGAACTACATATTAAAGACTTACAAAATGCTCTTGATACATCTCACTCAATCAATGTATCTTTACCATTAACAGCTCAAGTTATGGAAATGATGCAAGCTTTAAAAATAGATGGAAGAGAGAAAAAAGACCACTCAGCATTATTAAATTATTATGAAAAAATTAACAATATAACAGTTGGTAAAAAAGATTAA
- a CDS encoding D-2-hydroxyacid dehydrogenase: MKKILITIPMEEEHKKRINEIAFDAEIKYCSVEKITKKDVCDAEIILGNVPVNFIKESINLKWLHLNSAGANNYTEKDILKEGTILTNSTGAYGLAIAEHMFAVLLSLQKKIYIYTENQKEHLWKDEGEVVSIYGSKTLVVGLGDIGSEFALRMNALGSKVYGIRKHKAEKPFYIEKMYEIEELEKILSEFDIVAVFLPETKETINLFDKSKFIIMKNSVFFLNAGRGSTVNTKDLCEALNEGIIKGAGIDVVDIEPLPKESPLWNAKNILITPHVSGGYHLKETLKRVRNIAISNLEAYYKNEPMKNIVDFKTGYKKFIE; this comes from the coding sequence GTGAAAAAAATATTAATTACAATACCTATGGAAGAAGAACACAAAAAGAGAATAAATGAAATAGCATTTGATGCAGAAATAAAATATTGTTCTGTAGAAAAAATTACAAAAAAAGATGTATGTGATGCAGAAATAATTTTAGGAAATGTTCCTGTAAACTTTATAAAGGAAAGTATAAATTTAAAGTGGCTACATTTAAATAGTGCAGGGGCAAATAATTATACAGAAAAAGATATATTAAAAGAAGGAACTATTCTTACGAATTCAACAGGAGCATATGGTTTAGCTATTGCAGAGCATATGTTTGCAGTTTTGCTATCGTTGCAGAAAAAAATATATATTTATACAGAAAATCAAAAAGAACATTTATGGAAAGATGAAGGAGAAGTAGTTTCAATATATGGATCTAAAACTTTAGTTGTAGGACTTGGAGATATAGGAAGTGAATTTGCATTAAGAATGAATGCTCTTGGAAGTAAAGTATATGGAATAAGAAAACATAAAGCAGAGAAACCTTTCTATATAGAAAAAATGTATGAGATAGAAGAATTAGAAAAAATCCTTTCTGAATTTGATATAGTAGCTGTTTTCTTGCCAGAAACAAAGGAAACTATAAATCTTTTTGATAAATCAAAATTTATAATTATGAAAAATAGTGTATTTTTTTTAAATGCAGGAAGAGGAAGTACAGTAAATACAAAAGATTTATGTGAGGCATTAAATGAAGGGATAATAAAAGGAGCAGGAATAGATGTTGTAGATATAGAGCCTCTTCCAAAAGAGAGTCCTTTATGGAATGCTAAAAATATATTAATAACTCCTCATGTTTCAGGAGGATATCATCTGAAAGAAACTCTTAAAAGAGTAAGAAATATAGCGATAAGTAATTTAGAGGCTTATTATAAAAATGAACCTATGAAAAATATAGTTGATTTTAAAACAGGATATAAAAAATTTATAGAATAA
- the garD gene encoding galactarate dehydratase, which translates to MKTVSCIKIKDIDNVAVAVDEIKAGTVVMNDITALDDIPQAHKIALCDIPEGKPIIRYGVVLGYAMRDIKKGQWINEKMLILPTPPSVDNMEFGTNIVTELPEPPVTTWEGYRNPNGGYAGTRNILGISTTVQCVTGVLNVAVEKIKKELLPKYPNVDGVVAINHAYGCGVAINAPEAKIPIRILRNLSKHPNFGGQMMVVGLGCEKFTVDMLCDEKDITPDNVIILQEKKGFADMIDSIMEMADKKLAILNERKREVLPLSDLLIGMQCGGSDAFSGVTANPSAGYAADMLVKGGATVMFSEVTEVRDGIHIIGERCTNKEVGEKLASEMRWYDKYLEEGEVDRSANPTPGNKKGGLANIVEKAMGSIAKSGTSPIVEVLSPGEKPTKHGLIYAATPASDIVCGPCQLASGIGLQVFMTGRGTPYGLAVAPVIKVCSRNDMKNQWFDLIDINAGPIATGEATIKDIGTLLFKEIIDVASGRKQSFAEKYKLYNDFCIFNPAPIT; encoded by the coding sequence ATGAAAACAGTATCATGTATAAAAATAAAAGATATAGACAATGTAGCAGTTGCTGTAGATGAAATAAAAGCTGGTACAGTTGTTATGAATGATATTACAGCATTAGATGATATTCCTCAAGCACATAAAATAGCTCTATGTGATATTCCTGAAGGAAAACCTATTATAAGATATGGTGTAGTTTTAGGATATGCTATGAGAGATATTAAAAAAGGTCAGTGGATAAATGAAAAAATGTTAATTCTTCCAACACCACCTTCAGTTGATAATATGGAATTTGGAACCAATATTGTAACAGAACTTCCAGAACCTCCTGTAACAACATGGGAAGGATATAGAAATCCCAATGGAGGATATGCAGGGACAAGAAATATTTTAGGAATAAGTACAACAGTACAATGTGTAACAGGAGTTTTAAATGTAGCTGTTGAAAAAATAAAAAAAGAACTTCTTCCAAAATATCCTAATGTTGATGGAGTAGTGGCAATAAATCATGCTTATGGGTGTGGTGTAGCAATAAATGCTCCTGAAGCAAAAATACCTATAAGAATACTTCGTAATTTATCTAAGCATCCAAATTTTGGCGGACAAATGATGGTTGTGGGATTAGGTTGTGAAAAATTCACTGTAGATATGCTTTGTGATGAAAAAGATATTACTCCTGACAATGTAATAATACTTCAAGAGAAAAAAGGCTTTGCCGATATGATAGATTCTATTATGGAAATGGCTGATAAAAAATTAGCAATTCTTAATGAAAGAAAAAGAGAAGTTCTTCCTCTTTCAGATTTGCTAATCGGAATGCAGTGTGGAGGAAGTGATGCTTTTTCAGGTGTAACTGCTAATCCATCAGCAGGATATGCTGCAGATATGCTTGTTAAAGGTGGAGCTACAGTAATGTTTTCAGAAGTGACAGAAGTAAGAGATGGTATACATATTATAGGTGAGCGTTGTACAAATAAAGAAGTAGGGGAAAAGCTTGCTTCTGAAATGAGATGGTATGATAAGTATTTAGAAGAAGGAGAAGTAGACAGAAGTGCTAATCCAACTCCTGGAAATAAAAAGGGAGGACTTGCAAATATAGTTGAAAAAGCAATGGGTTCTATAGCAAAATCAGGAACATCTCCTATTGTAGAGGTATTGTCTCCAGGAGAAAAACCTACAAAACATGGACTTATTTATGCAGCTACTCCTGCAAGTGATATTGTATGTGGGCCATGTCAGCTTGCATCAGGAATAGGTCTTCAAGTTTTTATGACAGGAAGAGGAACTCCTTATGGACTTGCAGTAGCTCCTGTAATAAAAGTATGTTCAAGAAATGACATGAAAAATCAATGGTTTGATTTGATTGATATTAATGCAGGACCTATAGCTACAGGAGAAGCAACAATAAAAGATATTGGAACATTATTATTTAAAGAAATCATAGATGTAGCAAGTGGAAGAAAACAAAGTTTTGCCGAAAAATATAAGCTTTACAACGACTTCTGCATTTTTAATCCAGCACCTATTACTTAA
- a CDS encoding dihydrodipicolinate synthase family protein, with product MDLSLLKGIYVPIITPVDENENVDEVKLRKQVNFVIDGGVNGILAHGSNSEFYMFDEEDYEKITRIILDETKGRVPVIMGVGAIRTSKCVKLAQLGKKLGVDGIALLQPMFLKPNDEELFLHYKTVADSIGEMPLLIYNNPRIGYTLSGDLVEKLAREVKNIVGIKDSSGDINQVLEFIRRTRDTGFKVFGGKDTLIYSSLTIGAVGGVCTTANIFPELVTSIYKKYAEGDLKESLELQFKLNPVRLSMDKASFPVATKDMANINKMNVGAPIKPNLPSNDNVVKFMTGKMDEAGLLKR from the coding sequence ATGGATTTAAGCTTATTAAAGGGAATATATGTTCCTATTATTACTCCAGTAGATGAAAATGAAAATGTAGATGAAGTAAAATTAAGAAAGCAGGTTAATTTTGTAATAGACGGAGGAGTAAACGGTATTCTTGCACATGGAAGCAACAGTGAATTTTACATGTTTGATGAGGAAGACTATGAAAAAATAACAAGAATAATTCTAGATGAAACTAAAGGAAGAGTTCCTGTAATTATGGGTGTAGGGGCTATAAGAACTTCTAAATGTGTAAAATTAGCTCAGCTTGGTAAAAAATTAGGTGTAGATGGAATAGCACTATTACAGCCTATGTTTTTAAAACCTAATGATGAAGAATTATTTTTACACTACAAAACAGTAGCTGATTCAATAGGAGAAATGCCTTTATTAATTTATAACAATCCAAGAATAGGATATACACTTTCAGGTGATTTAGTAGAAAAACTGGCAAGAGAAGTAAAAAATATAGTAGGAATTAAAGATTCAAGTGGAGATATAAATCAAGTTCTTGAATTTATAAGAAGAACGAGAGATACAGGATTTAAAGTTTTTGGAGGAAAAGATACATTAATTTATTCTTCATTAACAATAGGAGCAGTTGGAGGAGTATGTACAACAGCTAATATATTCCCTGAATTAGTGACATCTATTTATAAAAAATATGCAGAAGGAGATTTGAAAGAATCTTTAGAACTTCAGTTCAAATTAAATCCTGTAAGATTATCAATGGATAAGGCAAGTTTTCCAGTAGCTACAAAGGATATGGCTAATATAAATAAAATGAATGTAGGAGCACCAATAAAACCTAATCTTCCATCAAATGATAATGTTGTAAAATTTATGACAGGAAAAATGGATGAAGCAGGTCTGTTAAAGAGGTAG
- a CDS encoding enolase C-terminal domain-like protein translates to MTPKVIEMNVIPVAGYDSMLLNLSGAHGPYFTRNIVILKADNGEIGVGEVPGGEKIRKTLEDAKSLVVGKSIGEYKNIVKSIHDAFIDRDSSGRGTQTFDLRTTVHVMTAVEAPLLDLMGKYLNVPVAALLGEGQQREKVKVLGYLFYIADRNKTDLPYLSGDDNSDEWGRIRRDEAMTPEKIVALAKAAHARYGFEDFKLKGGVLEGKEEIKAIKALHEAFPEARITLDPNGAWSLKEAVSLCKDMHGILAYAEDPCGAEDGFSGREVMSEFRKATGLPTATNMIATDWRQMQHSVALNSVSIPLADPHFWTMEGSVRVGQMCNEFGLTWGSHSNNHFDISLAMFSHVAAAVPGNITAIDTHWIWQDGQDLTKNAHKIVNGEITVPRDIPGLGIEIDMDKIMAAHKLYVEKNLGARDDSIAMQYLIKDWKFDNKKPCLVR, encoded by the coding sequence ATGACACCTAAAGTTATTGAGATGAATGTAATACCAGTAGCTGGTTACGATAGTATGCTTTTAAATCTTAGTGGAGCTCATGGACCATATTTCACAAGAAATATTGTTATTTTAAAGGCAGATAATGGAGAAATTGGAGTTGGAGAAGTTCCAGGAGGAGAAAAAATAAGAAAAACTCTTGAAGATGCAAAATCATTAGTTGTTGGGAAAAGTATAGGAGAATACAAAAATATAGTAAAAAGTATTCATGATGCTTTTATTGACAGAGACTCTTCAGGAAGAGGAACACAAACATTTGACCTTAGAACAACAGTTCATGTAATGACTGCAGTTGAAGCTCCTCTATTAGATCTTATGGGAAAATATTTAAATGTTCCTGTAGCTGCTCTTTTAGGTGAAGGACAACAAAGAGAAAAAGTAAAAGTTTTAGGATATTTATTCTACATAGCTGATAGAAATAAAACAGATTTACCATATTTGTCAGGGGATGACAATTCAGATGAATGGGGAAGAATAAGAAGGGATGAAGCAATGACTCCTGAAAAAATTGTTGCTCTTGCAAAAGCAGCACATGCAAGATATGGATTTGAAGATTTTAAATTAAAAGGTGGAGTTTTAGAAGGAAAAGAAGAAATAAAAGCTATAAAAGCCCTTCATGAAGCATTCCCAGAAGCAAGAATAACTCTTGATCCAAATGGAGCATGGTCTTTAAAAGAAGCAGTTTCTTTATGCAAAGATATGCATGGAATACTTGCTTATGCAGAAGATCCTTGTGGAGCTGAAGATGGTTTCTCAGGAAGAGAGGTTATGTCAGAATTTAGAAAAGCAACAGGACTTCCTACAGCAACAAATATGATTGCAACAGACTGGAGACAAATGCAGCACTCAGTTGCTTTAAACAGTGTTTCTATCCCTCTTGCAGATCCACATTTCTGGACAATGGAAGGTTCAGTAAGAGTAGGACAAATGTGTAATGAGTTTGGACTTACTTGGGGATCTCACTCAAATAACCACTTTGATATATCACTTGCTATGTTCAGCCATGTTGCAGCAGCAGTTCCTGGAAATATAACAGCTATTGATACTCACTGGATTTGGCAAGATGGACAAGATTTAACTAAGAATGCACATAAAATTGTAAATGGAGAAATAACAGTTCCAAGAGACATTCCTGGATTAGGAATAGAAATTGATATGGATAAGATTATGGCAGCTCATAAACTTTATGTGGAAAAAAATCTTGGTGCAAGAGATGACTCAATAGCAATGCAATATTTAATAAAAGACTGGAAATTTGACAATAAAAAACCTTGTCTTGTAAGATAA